The Salvelinus sp. IW2-2015 linkage group LG8, ASM291031v2, whole genome shotgun sequence genome window below encodes:
- the fgf2 gene encoding fibroblast growth factor 2 has translation MATGEITTLPATPDDGGSGGFPPGNFKEPKRLYCKNGGYFLRINSNGSVDGIREKNDPHIKLQLQATSVGEVVIKGVSANRYLAMNGDGRLFGTRRTTDECYFMERLESNNYNTYRSRKYPDMYVALKRTGQYKSGSKTGPGQKAILFLPMSARR, from the exons ATGGCCACAGGAGAAATCACCACTCTACCTGCCACACCTGACGATGGAGGCAGTGGCGGCTTCCCTCCAGGAAACTTTAAGGAGCCCAAGAGGCTGTACTGTAAAAACGGGGGCTACTTCTTGAGGATAAACTCTAATGGAAGCGTGGACGGGATCCGAGAGAAGAACGACCCCCACA TCAAGCTTCAACTCCAAGCGACCTCAGTGGGGGAGGTAGTGATCAAGGGGGTCTCAGCCAACCGTTATCTGGCCATGAATGGAGATGGAAGACTGTTTGGAACG agacGGACAACAGATGAATGCTACTTCATGGAGAGGTTGGAGAGTAACAACTACAACACCTACCGCTCTCGGAAGTACCCTGACATGTATGTGGCGTTGAAAAGGACTGGCCAGTACAAGTCAGGATCCAAAACTGGACCGGGCCAAAAAGCCATTCTCTTTCTCCCCATGTCAGCCAGACGCTGA